GGCGGCGACAACGACACGCCGGACGATCTCAGCGACGACGAGTGGGTCTGGCGCACCATCATCAGCGACTCCGTACACACCGCGGGCCAGGCGGTGAACGCGGCCGCGCGGGGTTACAGCCGCGTGGGTACCATCAACACCGCCACGGAGGGCGAGCGCTCCTGGATGACCGGCTTCACCGACGCCGCCGCGGCCGTCGACGGTGTCGAAGTCGTCAACTCGATCGAGGTCGAATCGGGCGCATCGAGCTACCAGAGCGGAATCGACCGCCTGCACAACGAGGACTTCGACGCGATGGTCATGTCGTTCGCGGTCGAAGACGCGATCACCGCCATCCGGGACTTCGCGTCGGGCGGCTACGACAGCGCGCTCCTCATGTCCGACGGCCTGAAGCACAACGACCTCGTCAACGAGGTCGGCGGCGATCTGCCCGAGGAGAACTTCGCTGCGCTGGCCGGCGCGTCCGGACCACACGGCGACCAGCTGATTAGCGACTTCGACGAGATGTACGACACCGACAGCATGGGCGACGACAACCACCCGTGGGCCATCTCGGCCTACGACTCGCTGACGGTCACCGCACTGGCCATCCACAGCGCCGGCGAGTACGACGCGGCGGCCATCCAGAAGAACATCCGCGCCGTCACCAGCCCCGGCGGCACGGAGGTCACCACCTTCGCGGACGGCAAGGAGGCCCTCGACAACGACGAGGAGATCAGCTTCCAGGGTGCGATGTCCAACGTCAACTTCACCCCGAAGGGCGACGTCTCGGCCGACACCGCCATCTACTCCGGCACCGACGGCAGCTGGGAAGAGCAGGACCCCGTCCCCGCGGCGGACATCGCGGCCGTCCTCGAGAGCGACGACTACGAAGTCAGCGAATAGCTGCCGTCGAGCACAAACGTTTTTAATTCCCCTAGAGATGGGCAACCTGTGACACAATGTCGTTAATCCAAAACCTGATATTCGGACTCGAGATGGGTTCGTATATCGCTATCGCAGCGATCGGGTTTACTATCATCTACGGTATCGTCAACATGATCAACTTCGCCTACGGCGAGTACATGACCATCGGGGCCTTCGTCGGCTGGTTCGCGATGTCGGAGTTCAGCCTCCCGCT
Above is a genomic segment from Halorientalis sp. LT38 containing:
- a CDS encoding ABC transporter substrate-binding protein, which gives rise to MTRHDESNSGRSRRSYLKITGVIGAGALAGCTGGGGGDGSGPISIGAPAAQTGQYDYLQEGCTRVLELALEQINEAGGPLDREMELLLRDTAVNPQQARNVVDQMTTVDGCEVICGLFSNEIPANWDFLQSKEVPIVTYWPGSRFLDTRGGDNDTPDDLSDDEWVWRTIISDSVHTAGQAVNAAARGYSRVGTINTATEGERSWMTGFTDAAAAVDGVEVVNSIEVESGASSYQSGIDRLHNEDFDAMVMSFAVEDAITAIRDFASGGYDSALLMSDGLKHNDLVNEVGGDLPEENFAALAGASGPHGDQLISDFDEMYDTDSMGDDNHPWAISAYDSLTVTALAIHSAGEYDAAAIQKNIRAVTSPGGTEVTTFADGKEALDNDEEISFQGAMSNVNFTPKGDVSADTAIYSGTDGSWEEQDPVPAADIAAVLESDDYEVSE